A window from Gammaproteobacteria bacterium encodes these proteins:
- a CDS encoding BrnA antitoxin family protein — protein MRDHYDFSDSVKNPYAKKLKKQVTIRLDEDTIAYFKNLAEKKDLPYQSLINLYLRDCAQSRKDLKIEWQ, from the coding sequence ATGCGTGATCATTACGATTTTTCAGATTCCGTCAAGAACCCATACGCTAAGAAGCTCAAGAAGCAGGTTACGATCCGGCTTGATGAAGATACCATTGCGTATTTCAAGAATCTTGCCGAGAAGAAAGACCTTCCGTATCAGAGCCTTATTAACCTCTATTTGAGAGATTGTGCCCAGTCGCGGAAAGATCTCAAAATTGAGTGGCAATAG
- a CDS encoding Txe/YoeB family addiction module toxin, translating to MRSLVFEGNTWEAYEAMRESDKNLHRSLRKLLKEMLRSDDPSEDTGKPEPLKHNLSGLWSRRISQKDRVVYKFDDAYIYIFALGGHYDQP from the coding sequence ATGAGATCACTCGTATTTGAAGGCAACACCTGGGAAGCATACGAGGCCATGCGGGAGAGCGACAAGAACCTGCATAGGTCATTGCGCAAGCTTCTCAAAGAAATGCTCCGGTCCGACGACCCCAGCGAAGATACAGGAAAGCCTGAGCCGCTGAAGCACAACCTATCTGGGTTGTGGTCGAGGCGGATTTCTCAAAAGGACCGGGTGGTTTACAAATTTGACGATGCCTACATCTACATCTTCGCTCTTGGGGGGCACTACGATCAGCCCTAA
- a CDS encoding type II toxin-antitoxin system Phd/YefM family antitoxin — MDTVSVNQFRDNLKRLVEQALSKHEPLRVTRRSGEDFVVLSAEDWEREQETLYILQNSDLMKQIAASSATHSKKKGYKPTKEQMDEITRI; from the coding sequence ATGGATACCGTAAGCGTTAATCAATTCAGGGACAACCTGAAACGCCTTGTAGAACAAGCACTTAGCAAGCATGAGCCGCTTCGGGTTACTCGCCGCTCTGGCGAGGACTTTGTTGTGCTCAGTGCCGAAGACTGGGAAAGGGAGCAGGAGACTCTTTACATTTTGCAGAATAGTGACCTCATGAAGCAGATTGCTGCATCCTCGGCCACGCACAGCAAGAAGAAGGGATACAAGCCTACGAAAGAGCAGATGGATGAGATCACTCGTATTTGA
- a CDS encoding BrnT family toxin — MFEFDERKSRANTKKHGIDCIEAQELWADPDFIEIPATTMDEPWFLVIGRIGGKHESAVSGAGLLPRAIREAGGERRARGLREGTPGRQPCLVPAG, encoded by the coding sequence ATGTTTGAGTTCGATGAACGGAAGAGCCGTGCCAACACCAAGAAGCACGGCATCGATTGCATCGAGGCTCAGGAACTCTGGGCCGATCCGGACTTTATAGAGATCCCGGCGACGACGATGGATGAGCCGTGGTTCCTCGTGATTGGTCGAATCGGTGGCAAGCACGAATCAGCCGTTAGCGGTGCTGGGCTTCTGCCTCGCGCTATTCGGGAAGCTGGTGGTGAGCGGCGCGCCCGGGGGCTGAGGGAAGGAACCCCCGGCCGCCAGCCCTGTCTCGTCCCCGCCGGTTGA
- a CDS encoding DMT family transporter, translating into MSVPAAYLGVIIIWAFTPARLGGMVLGLAGLVVIFGTALDIDTGVAMGVAAVFCATVFHSASAVWVKRLDAGLSGLAVTTGGLVVAVPLFLLTWFLTGAAWPEEVPARAGAAILYLGVVGSVLGFALYYYVLGHLAVTRVALITLVTPVCALFLGAALNGEPLTGEVWAGTALIGLGLATYQFGSQAGGLRLRR; encoded by the coding sequence ATGTCCGTGCCGGCGGCCTACCTCGGCGTCATCATCATCTGGGCCTTCACGCCCGCGCGCCTCGGCGGCATGGTGCTGGGGCTGGCGGGGCTGGTGGTGATATTCGGTACCGCCCTGGACATCGATACCGGGGTGGCGATGGGGGTGGCGGCGGTGTTCTGCGCCACGGTGTTCCACTCGGCCAGTGCGGTGTGGGTGAAGCGGCTCGACGCGGGGTTGTCGGGACTCGCCGTCACCACGGGCGGGCTGGTCGTGGCGGTGCCCCTGTTCCTTCTCACCTGGTTCCTCACGGGGGCCGCTTGGCCGGAGGAGGTGCCGGCCCGGGCGGGCGCAGCCATCCTCTATCTCGGGGTGGTGGGCTCGGTGCTGGGTTTCGCCCTCTACTACTACGTGCTCGGTCACCTGGCGGTGACCCGGGTGGCCCTCATCACCCTGGTGACGCCGGTGTGCGCCCTGTTCCTCGGGGCCGCCCTCAACGGCGAGCCCCTGACGGGCGAGGTGTGGGCCGGTACGGCCCTCATCGGCCTGGGCCTGGCCACCTACCAGTTCGGCAGCCAGGCCGGCGGCCTGCGGCTGCGGAGATAA
- a CDS encoding type II toxin-antitoxin system RelE/ParE family toxin, whose translation MITIAETAPFQRKIGALLFDEDRADLFAYLAEHPGAGVLIQGTGGIRKLRWVRRGSGKSGGVRVIYYFHSELMPLYLLAAFGKNEKANISAEEKRRLAKAVNDLVVFWRRSNGQGIH comes from the coding sequence ATGATCACGATCGCCGAGACTGCCCCATTTCAGCGCAAGATTGGGGCTTTGCTCTTCGATGAAGACCGTGCGGATCTGTTCGCTTATCTCGCTGAACATCCCGGTGCTGGCGTATTGATTCAAGGTACGGGCGGTATTCGTAAACTTAGGTGGGTCCGTCGAGGTAGCGGTAAGAGTGGCGGTGTTCGCGTGATCTACTACTTTCACAGTGAACTGATGCCCCTCTACCTATTGGCGGCGTTCGGAAAGAACGAAAAGGCAAATATTTCGGCTGAAGAGAAGCGGCGGTTGGCGAAAGCGGTAAACGACTTGGTGGTATTTTGGAGGCGGAGTAATGGGCAAGGCATTCACTGA
- a CDS encoding helix-turn-helix domain-containing protein yields the protein MGKAFTEIAEGLTDAANHAKGKKSGVVEHTPETLDVRAIREKTGMSQERFCATFGISIGTLRHWEQGLRTPRGTARVLLKVVDQNPHAVIAAVKE from the coding sequence ATGGGCAAGGCATTCACTGAAATAGCTGAGGGGCTCACAGATGCGGCAAACCACGCCAAAGGGAAGAAATCCGGCGTGGTGGAACATACTCCGGAAACCCTTGATGTGCGGGCAATTCGGGAGAAAACGGGTATGAGCCAAGAACGCTTCTGCGCGACGTTTGGCATCTCCATCGGCACGCTTCGGCATTGGGAGCAAGGGCTGCGCACGCCGCGAGGAACAGCAAGGGTTCTGTTGAAGGTGGTCGATCAGAATCCCCATGCCGTAATAGCCGCCGTGAAAGAATAA
- a CDS encoding type II toxin-antitoxin system RelE/ParE family toxin, with protein sequence MGRWGAGWLKSALKEWKKLGPNARELFAKKLKERLSNPHVPSAAVSGGTNLHKIKLRQLGYRLVYSVFDTTVTVTVLAVGKRNRSEVYDLALSREKADKP encoded by the coding sequence ATCGGTCGCTGGGGAGCCGGTTGGCTGAAAAGTGCCCTGAAAGAATGGAAAAAGCTCGGTCCCAATGCGCGAGAACTTTTCGCTAAAAAACTCAAAGAGCGGCTTTCCAATCCACATGTTCCTTCCGCAGCAGTTAGCGGAGGAACAAACCTGCACAAAATCAAACTGCGTCAACTTGGATATCGGTTGGTCTATTCGGTCTTCGATACTACCGTCACGGTCACTGTTCTTGCGGTCGGCAAAAGAAATCGAAGTGAAGTTTATGATCTGGCTCTTTCACGCGAGAAAGCCGATAAGCCATAA
- the rsgA gene encoding ribosome small subunit-dependent GTPase A, whose translation MLSNHGHISRVEDATGRVHRCTTVHRHERPVCGDRVRWALTGSGQGRITAIAPRTSLLARPDFNRHSRPMAANIDRVYVVIATAPPFQLPLLDRYLVAIEHLGLAGTVVLNKADLPDPETLIALRRELSLYEGLGYPLVYTSTATDHGLDELTAAMAGAAGILVGQSGVGKSSITRSLIPDLDIPVGELGVDTMGRHTTTATTLYSLPGGGAIIDSPGVRDFGLWHIPARDVAWGFIEFRPHIPECRFRDCRHRDEPGCAVTAAVARGHIARRRLESYWGILEGLERQGEVVGDRRSGVVNSE comes from the coding sequence GTGCTCTCCAACCACGGCCATATCAGCCGCGTGGAAGATGCGACGGGACGGGTGCATCGCTGCACCACGGTCCACCGCCATGAGCGCCCGGTGTGCGGAGACCGAGTACGCTGGGCCCTCACCGGCAGCGGCCAAGGCCGCATCACGGCCATCGCCCCGCGCACCAGCCTGCTGGCGCGGCCCGACTTCAACCGCCACTCCCGGCCCATGGCAGCCAACATCGACCGCGTCTACGTGGTCATCGCTACCGCACCGCCTTTTCAACTGCCCCTCCTCGACCGCTATCTGGTGGCCATAGAGCACCTGGGCCTCGCCGGCACGGTGGTACTCAACAAGGCGGACCTGCCGGATCCGGAAACCCTCATCGCCCTGCGCCGGGAACTATCCCTGTATGAGGGGCTGGGTTACCCCTTGGTATACACCAGCACCGCCACGGACCATGGCCTCGACGAACTGACGGCGGCCATGGCCGGCGCCGCAGGGATCCTCGTGGGCCAGTCCGGGGTGGGTAAATCCTCCATCACCCGAAGTCTGATCCCGGACCTCGACATCCCCGTAGGCGAGCTGGGGGTGGACACCATGGGCCGCCACACCACCACCGCCACCACCCTCTACTCCCTGCCCGGCGGCGGCGCCATCATCGATTCCCCCGGGGTACGGGACTTCGGCCTCTGGCACATCCCCGCCCGCGATGTGGCCTGGGGTTTCATCGAGTTCAGGCCCCATATACCCGAGTGCCGCTTCCGCGACTGCCGCCATCGCGACGAGCCCGGCTGCGCCGTGACCGCAGCCGTCGCCCGCGGCCACATCGCGCGGCGGCGGCTGGAGAGCTATTGGGGGATACTGGAAGGGCTGGAGAGGCAGGGGGAGGTGGTTGGGGATAGGAGATCGGGGGTAGTGAATAGTGAATAG
- a CDS encoding cytochrome c, with the protein MNTYLRHPLLAVLLAATTVPVAMAADGKALHDANCMSCHESMMSGDPNDIYTRDNRRVTSLDGLEAQVRRCEHSLGLKWFDDEVAAVTDFLNDRFYKFGQ; encoded by the coding sequence ATGAACACGTACCTCCGCCATCCCCTGCTGGCCGTCCTGCTCGCCGCCACTACCGTCCCGGTCGCCATGGCCGCCGACGGCAAGGCGCTCCATGACGCCAACTGCATGTCCTGTCATGAATCCATGATGAGTGGCGATCCCAACGACATCTACACTCGCGACAACCGCCGGGTCACCAGCCTCGACGGCCTGGAGGCCCAGGTACGGCGCTGCGAGCACAGCCTCGGTCTCAAATGGTTCGACGACGAGGTGGCCGCCGTCACGGATTTTCTGAACGACCGGTTCTACAAGTTCGGACAGTGA
- a CDS encoding M48 family metallopeptidase — MNTLTVIFLVFLVASLAVRQWLLHRHLGHILGHRGAVPADFRDRITLVEHQKAADYTATKLRFNRWDLVVEALILLTWTLGGGLDLLDGAWRALELGPLHTGVAVLLSIALISMLIDLPVAAYQTFVIEEQFGFNRTTPRVFLADHAKQLVLLVALMAPLLYAVLWILDNAGSLWWFYAWLIWLGFSLTLVWAYPVLIAPLFNRFEPLDEGEVRSRVEDLLARNDLSSDGIFVMDGSRRSGHGNAYFTGFGKHKRIVFFDTLLKSLAPDEVEAVLAHEVGHFKRRHVIKRIAMSTVTSLAGLALVGWLMNQPWFYHGLGVSNPSGYAALALFFLVLPVFTFVLQPLGAWLSRRHEFEADEFAARQADGGALINALVKLYQENAATLTPDPLYSAFHDSHPPAPLRVAHLKAIGQASG; from the coding sequence ATGAATACCCTGACCGTCATATTCCTTGTTTTCCTGGTGGCCTCCCTGGCCGTGCGCCAGTGGCTGCTCCACCGCCATCTCGGCCATATCCTCGGCCACCGTGGCGCGGTGCCTGCGGACTTCCGCGACCGCATTACCCTGGTGGAGCATCAGAAGGCCGCCGACTACACCGCCACCAAGCTCCGCTTCAACCGCTGGGACCTGGTGGTGGAGGCCCTCATCCTGCTCACCTGGACCCTCGGCGGCGGCCTGGACCTGCTGGACGGTGCCTGGCGTGCCCTGGAGCTCGGCCCCCTCCACACCGGGGTGGCCGTGCTTCTCAGCATAGCCCTCATCAGCATGCTCATCGACCTGCCGGTGGCCGCCTACCAGACCTTCGTCATCGAGGAGCAATTCGGCTTCAATCGCACCACGCCGCGGGTCTTCCTGGCGGACCACGCCAAGCAGTTGGTGTTGCTGGTGGCCCTGATGGCGCCCCTGCTCTACGCCGTGCTGTGGATACTCGACAACGCCGGCTCCCTGTGGTGGTTCTACGCGTGGCTCATCTGGCTGGGCTTCAGCCTCACCCTGGTGTGGGCCTACCCGGTACTCATCGCTCCTCTGTTCAATCGCTTCGAGCCCCTGGACGAGGGTGAGGTGCGCAGTCGCGTGGAGGACCTGCTGGCGCGCAACGACCTGTCCAGCGATGGCATCTTCGTGATGGACGGCTCGCGGCGCTCGGGCCACGGCAATGCCTACTTCACCGGCTTCGGCAAGCATAAGCGCATCGTCTTCTTCGACACCCTGCTGAAAAGCCTGGCCCCCGACGAGGTGGAGGCGGTGCTGGCCCACGAGGTGGGCCACTTCAAGCGCCGTCACGTCATCAAGCGTATAGCCATGTCCACCGTCACCAGCCTGGCGGGGCTGGCCCTGGTGGGCTGGCTCATGAACCAGCCCTGGTTCTACCATGGCCTCGGGGTCTCGAACCCCAGCGGTTATGCCGCCCTGGCCCTGTTCTTCCTGGTGTTGCCGGTGTTCACCTTCGTCCTACAGCCCCTCGGCGCCTGGCTGTCGCGGCGCCACGAGTTCGAGGCCGACGAGTTCGCCGCCCGTCAGGCGGATGGCGGTGCCCTGATCAACGCCCTGGTTAAGCTGTATCAGGAGAATGCCGCCACCCTCACCCCGGATCCCCTCTACTCGGCGTTTCACGACAGCCATCCCCCCGCCCCCCTGCGGGTGGCCCATCTCAAGGCCATCGGCCAGGCATCCGGATGA
- the orn gene encoding oligoribonuclease yields MAADPNNLIWIDLEMTGLDPARDYIIEVATLITDAHLNILAEGPVLAIHQPPAVIAAMDEWNTEHHGASGLIRRVQETDIRDRDAEGMTLDFLRDYVPPGESPMCGNSICQDRRFMARLMPELEGYFHYRNLDVSTLKELAARWKPEIMDKLQKKSAHRALDDIRESVDELRFYRQELFSI; encoded by the coding sequence ATGGCAGCGGATCCCAACAACCTGATCTGGATCGACCTGGAGATGACCGGCCTCGATCCGGCCCGGGATTATATCATCGAGGTGGCCACCCTCATCACCGATGCCCATCTCAACATCCTCGCCGAGGGACCGGTGCTGGCCATCCATCAGCCGCCCGCCGTCATCGCCGCCATGGACGAGTGGAATACCGAGCACCATGGTGCATCGGGCCTCATCCGGCGAGTGCAGGAGACCGACATCCGCGACCGCGATGCCGAGGGCATGACCCTGGATTTCCTGCGCGACTACGTGCCGCCGGGCGAATCCCCCATGTGTGGCAACAGCATCTGCCAGGATCGCCGTTTCATGGCCCGCCTCATGCCGGAGCTGGAGGGCTATTTCCATTATCGCAACCTGGACGTGAGCACCCTGAAGGAGCTGGCCGCACGCTGGAAGCCCGAGATCATGGACAAGCTCCAGAAGAAATCCGCCCATCGCGCCCTGGATGACATCCGCGAGTCGGTGGATGAACTCAGGTTCTATCGCCAGGAACTGTTCAGTATCTAA
- a CDS encoding NAD(P)H-hydrate dehydratase, whose translation MSNATTRLPRELYRAADVRRLDALAIEGHGIPGLTLMGRAGGAVFNTLMTRWPEARRVLVCCGSGNNGGDGYIVATLAQQRGLAVTVLAATDPARLQGDAASVWEDARAAGVPVVPWEGRLMDRPDVIVDALLGTGLDRAVEGTYAEVIDAINDAGAPRLAVDIPSGLHADSGRVLGRAVKADVTVSFIGLKQGLFTGDGPDHAGTVAYHDLEVPEDVRAAVAPAALRLGPGPGQPLMTSRPRNAHKGLFGHVLVVGGNTGMAGASRMAGVAALRAGAGLVSVATVPQAPAPPEPELMARGVAGARDLEPLLERATVVAVGPGLGTDDWGREMFEACLGAERPLVVDADALNLLAFEGGSRDDWVLTPHPGEAGRLLGTSAAAVQADRFAAVAELRRRYGGTVVLKGCGTLVAGPGLPVGVCTAGNPGMASGGMGDLLTGVIAGLMAQRLGAPEAARAGVWIHGAAGDRAARRGERGLVATDLLEGIREGVNGHGG comes from the coding sequence ATGTCCAACGCTACCACACGCCTGCCCCGGGAACTCTATCGCGCCGCCGATGTACGGCGGCTGGATGCCCTGGCCATCGAAGGCCATGGCATCCCGGGGCTGACCCTGATGGGGCGTGCCGGCGGCGCCGTTTTCAACACCCTCATGACTCGCTGGCCCGAGGCCCGGCGGGTACTGGTGTGTTGTGGGTCGGGCAACAACGGCGGCGATGGCTACATCGTGGCGACCCTGGCGCAGCAACGGGGGCTGGCGGTGACCGTGCTGGCCGCCACCGATCCGGCGCGCCTGCAGGGGGACGCGGCCAGCGTCTGGGAAGACGCCCGGGCCGCCGGTGTACCCGTCGTCCCCTGGGAGGGACGGTTGATGGACAGGCCCGACGTCATCGTCGATGCCCTTCTGGGCACCGGTCTGGACCGTGCCGTGGAGGGGACCTACGCCGAGGTCATCGACGCCATCAACGACGCCGGTGCGCCGCGGCTGGCGGTGGATATCCCCTCCGGGCTTCATGCCGACAGCGGCCGCGTTCTGGGGCGGGCGGTGAAGGCCGATGTCACGGTCAGTTTCATCGGCCTCAAACAGGGTCTGTTCACCGGTGACGGCCCCGATCACGCCGGTACCGTCGCCTATCATGACTTGGAGGTGCCCGAAGACGTGCGGGCCGCCGTGGCGCCGGCGGCGCTGCGCCTCGGCCCCGGGCCCGGGCAGCCCCTCATGACGTCGCGCCCGCGCAACGCTCACAAGGGCCTGTTCGGCCACGTGCTGGTGGTGGGGGGCAACACGGGCATGGCGGGTGCCTCCCGCATGGCCGGCGTGGCCGCCCTGCGTGCCGGGGCCGGGCTGGTGTCTGTGGCCACGGTGCCGCAGGCCCCGGCACCCCCCGAGCCCGAATTGATGGCTCGCGGCGTGGCCGGCGCGCGGGACCTGGAGCCGCTGCTCGAACGCGCCACGGTGGTGGCCGTGGGGCCGGGGCTGGGCACCGATGATTGGGGGCGGGAGATGTTCGAGGCCTGCCTGGGAGCGGAACGGCCCCTGGTGGTGGACGCCGATGCCTTGAATCTGCTGGCCTTCGAGGGTGGCAGCCGGGACGACTGGGTGCTCACCCCCCACCCCGGTGAGGCAGGGCGCTTGCTGGGCACATCGGCGGCGGCCGTGCAGGCGGACCGTTTCGCGGCGGTGGCGGAGCTGCGCCGGCGCTACGGTGGCACGGTGGTGCTCAAGGGTTGCGGCACCCTGGTGGCCGGCCCCGGTCTGCCGGTGGGGGTGTGCACCGCCGGCAATCCCGGCATGGCCAGCGGCGGCATGGGAGACCTGCTCACCGGTGTCATCGCCGGGCTCATGGCCCAGAGGCTGGGAGCGCCGGAGGCGGCCCGTGCCGGGGTGTGGATCCATGGCGCCGCCGGCGATCGCGCGGCCCGTCGCGGCGAGCGGGGCCTGGTGGCCACCGATCTGCTGGAGGGGATACGGGAGGGGGTCAACGGTCATGGCGGGTGA
- a CDS encoding DUF523 and DUF1722 domain-containing protein, producing the protein MAGDAAVGVGEGAIRVGISACLLGEEVRFDGGHKHDAYVTGTLGRYFEFVPFCPEVAVGLGTPRQPIRLVHHEGGVRARGVKDPTIDPTEGLIAYGSAVADQAAGFSGFILKRASPSCGMERVKVYRDNGHPTHDGSGLFAAALMAARPLLPVEEEGRLGDPVLRENFIERVFLFNRWQRLVADGLTPKALVRFHTAHKLMLMAHCQQTYRDLGRLVAEAGRRPMAELAQEYITRLMAAFKKKVTRGRHVNVLLHLMGYLKDHLDSGDKAELVDAFETYRAGRLPLIVPITLLRHHFRRHPDPYIDAQFYLTPHPDELMLRNTI; encoded by the coding sequence ATGGCGGGTGACGCCGCAGTCGGGGTCGGAGAGGGCGCCATCCGGGTGGGCATCAGCGCCTGCCTGCTGGGTGAGGAGGTGCGATTCGATGGCGGACACAAACATGACGCCTACGTCACGGGTACCCTCGGTCGCTATTTCGAGTTCGTGCCCTTCTGCCCGGAGGTGGCGGTGGGGCTGGGGACCCCGCGTCAACCCATCCGCCTGGTGCACCATGAGGGCGGGGTGCGGGCGCGGGGCGTCAAGGATCCCACCATCGACCCCACCGAGGGCCTCATCGCTTACGGTAGCGCCGTGGCCGATCAGGCCGCCGGATTCAGCGGCTTCATCCTCAAGCGGGCGTCACCGAGCTGCGGCATGGAGCGGGTCAAGGTCTATCGCGACAACGGCCATCCCACTCACGATGGCAGCGGCCTGTTCGCCGCCGCCCTCATGGCCGCGCGACCCCTGCTGCCGGTGGAAGAGGAAGGGCGCCTCGGCGACCCGGTGCTGCGGGAGAACTTCATCGAGCGGGTATTCCTGTTCAACCGCTGGCAGCGGCTGGTGGCCGATGGGCTGACGCCCAAGGCCCTGGTGCGCTTCCACACCGCCCACAAGCTCATGCTCATGGCCCACTGCCAGCAGACTTACCGGGACCTCGGCCGGCTGGTGGCCGAGGCCGGCCGCCGCCCCATGGCGGAGCTGGCCCAGGAGTACATCACCCGCCTCATGGCGGCCTTCAAGAAGAAGGTGACCCGCGGCCGGCACGTCAACGTACTGCTGCATCTCATGGGCTATCTGAAGGACCATCTGGACAGTGGCGACAAGGCCGAGCTGGTGGACGCCTTCGAGACCTACCGCGCCGGTCGCCTGCCCCTCATCGTGCCCATCACCCTCCTCAGGCACCACTTCCGCCGCCATCCCGACCCCTACATCGACGCCCAGTTCTATCTGACGCCGCATCCGGATGAGTTGATGTTGAGGAATACGATTTAG
- a CDS encoding deoxyribodipyrimidine photo-lyase: MRGSTALVWFRRDLRLADNPALSLALAQHQTVIPVYIHDPDVDHHGVPGAASRWWLHRSLLALDQELRRLGSRLQIIDGPAVERLPALARHVQAHTVTWNRLYEPASVARDATVEAALTRQGVAVSHHPGALLAEPTELHTATGTPYRVYTPYWKAHRRDVTRPLPLEAPAALPAPPDLPGAISVDHLDLLPAIPWYAGLADHWCAGERGAFDALAAFDCRAIGRYGEDRDRPDHAGTSRLSPHLHFGEITPGQVALAIQNAASDAAAEPFLRQLVWRDFAHHLLHHFPHTVTEPFNPRFAAFPWRQDAAEDLERWQRGRTGIPLVDAGMRELWHTGWMHNRVRMAVASLLTKNLLIHWRQGEAWFRDTLVDADVANNVMGWQWTAGSGADAAPYFRIFNPVRQGQRFDPKGLYVRRWVPELAGLPDRYLHCPWEAPATALQVAGVTLDREYPAPMVDLKASRERALEAYGEVKGGMEKKVNRE; this comes from the coding sequence ATGAGGGGATCCACTGCCTTGGTGTGGTTCAGGCGGGACCTGCGCCTCGCCGACAACCCCGCCCTGAGCCTGGCCCTGGCACAACACCAGACGGTGATCCCCGTCTATATCCACGACCCCGACGTGGACCATCACGGCGTTCCGGGGGCGGCCTCCCGGTGGTGGCTGCACCGCAGTCTCCTCGCCCTGGATCAGGAACTCCGGCGCCTCGGTTCCCGCCTCCAGATCATCGACGGCCCGGCCGTGGAACGACTCCCGGCCCTCGCCCGCCACGTCCAGGCGCACACGGTGACGTGGAATCGCCTCTACGAACCTGCCTCGGTGGCGCGGGACGCCACGGTGGAGGCGGCCCTGACGCGCCAGGGCGTCGCCGTCAGCCACCATCCCGGGGCGCTGTTGGCGGAACCCACGGAACTCCACACCGCCACCGGCACCCCTTACCGGGTCTACACACCGTACTGGAAGGCCCACCGTCGTGACGTGACCCGACCACTACCCCTGGAGGCCCCCGCGGCACTGCCGGCGCCGCCGGACCTGCCGGGTGCCATCTCGGTGGACCACCTGGACCTGCTGCCCGCCATACCCTGGTACGCGGGCCTCGCGGATCACTGGTGCGCCGGCGAACGGGGGGCCTTTGACGCCCTCGCCGCCTTCGACTGCCGGGCCATCGGTCGCTACGGCGAGGACCGGGACCGCCCGGACCATGCCGGCACCTCCCGCCTGTCACCCCATCTGCACTTCGGCGAGATCACCCCCGGCCAGGTGGCCCTGGCGATACAGAATGCCGCCAGCGACGCCGCCGCCGAGCCCTTCCTGCGCCAACTGGTGTGGCGGGACTTCGCCCATCACCTGCTGCACCATTTCCCCCATACCGTGACGGAGCCCTTCAACCCCCGCTTCGCCGCCTTTCCGTGGCGCCAGGATGCCGCCGAAGATCTGGAACGCTGGCAGCGCGGCCGCACCGGCATCCCCCTCGTGGACGCCGGCATGCGCGAGCTGTGGCACACGGGCTGGATGCACAACCGCGTGCGCATGGCCGTCGCCTCCCTGCTCACCAAGAACCTGCTTATCCACTGGCGGCAGGGCGAGGCCTGGTTTCGCGATACCCTGGTGGACGCCGACGTGGCCAACAACGTCATGGGCTGGCAGTGGACCGCCGGTTCCGGCGCCGACGCCGCCCCCTACTTCCGGATATTCAACCCGGTGCGCCAGGGCCAGCGCTTCGACCCCAAGGGACTCTACGTGCGCCGCTGGGTGCCGGAACTGGCGGGCCTGCCCGACCGTTACCTCCACTGCCCCTGGGAGGCCCCGGCCACCGCGCTACAGGTCGCCGGCGTGACCCTGGACCGCGAATACCCGGCGCCCATGGTCGACCTCAAGGCGTCCCGGGAGCGGGCGTTGGAGGCCTATGGGGAGGTGAAGGGGGGAATGGAGAAGAAAGTGAATAGGGAATAG
- the tsaE gene encoding tRNA (adenosine(37)-N6)-threonylcarbamoyltransferase complex ATPase subunit type 1 TsaE, whose amino-acid sequence MVEQQQLELGDAEAMEALGARIVDALGGRGLVFLAGELGTGKTTLVRGALRHMGHQGSVKSPTFTLVEPYEINSQMVFHFDLYRLGDAGELEFMGFRDYIAGDTLCFVEWPERGAGGLPPPDIEVRLEYRGSGRGAVVGAATARGAEVLAGIAGGEH is encoded by the coding sequence ATGGTAGAGCAACAGCAGTTGGAGTTGGGGGACGCCGAGGCTATGGAGGCGCTGGGCGCCCGCATCGTGGACGCCCTCGGTGGCCGCGGGCTGGTGTTCCTGGCGGGTGAGCTGGGGACGGGCAAAACTACGTTGGTCAGGGGCGCGCTGAGGCATATGGGGCACCAGGGTTCCGTGAAGAGTCCTACATTTACGCTGGTGGAGCCCTACGAGATCAACTCCCAAATGGTGTTCCATTTCGACCTCTATCGCCTCGGCGACGCGGGCGAACTGGAGTTCATGGGCTTCCGTGATTACATCGCCGGCGACACCCTGTGTTTCGTGGAATGGCCCGAGCGTGGCGCGGGTGGCCTGCCGCCGCCTGACATCGAGGTGAGGCTGGAGTATCGGGGCAGCGGCCGCGGCGCCGTCGTCGGTGCGGCGACGGCGCGGGGGGCCGAAGTGCTCGCCGGCATCGCCGGCGGAGAGCATTAA